The Bacilli bacterium genome window below encodes:
- a CDS encoding oligosaccharide flippase family protein has protein sequence MLNFRLSLNDSQRFLLRNVSIIELGLFINQMSSTVGSMILARVLHDPGKFGEVNLLLQIFGMVGLFLNAGFNSALVYSFSTEADAAKRDKFRFALFGSLVFGVFVSILLAAGAPLLAQAYHLPELRGALFAGSIMLIFNSIINIGIAAFSGNRDFGVQSMFMVMTTVFSTAGTVLGVYIPVGGLLWSVSLWMGFGAAATATIVSIKVHRAHRPEWFGFISLRELWKMLKYGVPIWAGNIAKAFQQPFLVMMIGSGSVVAVGYLTNGLRITGFIGIVTWAFMIVTFPFVAECSQDLREAKRRATICTRYNNFILYPLTLLICLYPAEISGFLFGPEYAAGDSATYIRLLALGVLFSSVSRLGGNILAGIGKTGANFWVMAVAGIGIVAFVPFLAGHAPVLAVWIYTGGWAASAAATILFFYREHFPLDWWKAYGEPLLPTCFMGMLLETGRISGIGVGWLIVPGLIGLTLLTVYYETAPSRRKIFKM, from the coding sequence TTGCTGAATTTTCGGCTTTCCCTCAACGATAGTCAGCGTTTTCTGCTGCGCAATGTGTCGATTATCGAACTTGGTCTTTTCATAAACCAGATGTCGTCGACGGTCGGAAGCATGATATTGGCGCGCGTTTTGCATGATCCCGGCAAATTTGGCGAAGTAAATCTGTTGTTGCAGATTTTCGGAATGGTCGGATTGTTCCTGAATGCGGGTTTCAATTCAGCTTTGGTTTATTCTTTCTCCACCGAAGCGGACGCTGCCAAACGGGACAAATTCCGGTTCGCGCTGTTTGGGAGTCTTGTTTTCGGAGTTTTTGTCAGCATTTTGCTGGCGGCAGGCGCGCCGCTTTTGGCGCAGGCTTATCATTTGCCGGAATTGCGGGGAGCGTTGTTCGCGGGTTCAATCATGCTGATTTTTAATTCCATCATTAACATTGGCATCGCGGCTTTTTCCGGAAACCGCGATTTTGGCGTTCAGTCGATGTTCATGGTGATGACAACGGTATTTTCCACTGCCGGCACGGTATTGGGCGTCTATATTCCGGTTGGCGGCCTTTTATGGAGTGTATCGTTGTGGATGGGGTTCGGGGCTGCCGCAACCGCAACTATCGTTAGTATAAAAGTGCACCGGGCGCATCGGCCCGAATGGTTCGGATTTATTTCTTTGCGCGAATTGTGGAAAATGTTGAAGTATGGCGTGCCCATTTGGGCCGGGAATATTGCGAAAGCTTTCCAGCAGCCTTTTCTCGTGATGATGATCGGTTCCGGTTCGGTTGTCGCGGTTGGTTATTTGACCAACGGGCTGCGGATTACGGGGTTTATCGGAATTGTTACATGGGCGTTTATGATCGTCACGTTTCCTTTTGTTGCGGAATGTTCGCAAGATTTGCGGGAAGCCAAACGAAGAGCGACCATTTGCACGCGCTATAACAATTTTATCTTGTATCCGTTGACGCTCTTGATTTGCCTGTATCCGGCGGAAATAAGCGGTTTTCTGTTCGGTCCCGAATATGCCGCGGGCGACTCGGCGACCTATATCCGGTTGTTGGCGCTGGGCGTCCTGTTTTCTTCGGTCAGCCGTTTGGGCGGCAATATACTTGCCGGCATCGGCAAAACCGGCGCCAATTTCTGGGTTATGGCCGTCGCCGGCATCGGCATCGTCGCGTTCGTGCCGTTTCTTGCGGGACATGCGCCGGTGCTCGCGGTTTGGATCTACACAGGAGGCTGGGCGGCGTCGGCGGCGGCTACGATCCTGTTTTTTTACCGCGAACATTTTCCGCTTGATTGGTGGAAGGCATATGGCGAGCCGCTGTTGCCGACCTGTTTTATGGGCATGTTGCTGGAGACGGGGCGGATTAGCGGCATCGGCGTCGGTTGGCTGATCGTACCGGGGTTAATCGGTCTCACGCTGCTGACGGTTTATTATGAGACCGCGCCGTCGCGGCGAAAAATTTTCAAAATGTAA
- a CDS encoding HAD family hydrolase translates to MRRHLEDAADMTPIFAPGQKKAILFDMNGTLMDNHATRKIAFIKTLNEFTARWAGGNDVSPEAVYTLYLKSLRKAKGRAKTDASEINHLREAFSAMPFAVHDGFIRSFLDRFRQIREHSAEPFRNAHKVLKKLSQSYKLAIVTNGSRDRRLRQYRQLAISGFIPEDRLFTPLNGKGRKPDPAFFRHVLRRMGNTPEQCVMVGDSWRKDIIGAIRSGMDAVWINRAKKDMSMTRSGKSTIIIVHRCERLTDLFG, encoded by the coding sequence TTGCGCCGCCATTTGGAGGATGCCGCCGATATGACCCCGATATTCGCCCCCGGGCAGAAAAAAGCCATACTGTTCGATATGAACGGCACGCTGATGGACAATCATGCGACGAGGAAAATCGCTTTTATCAAAACGTTAAATGAATTTACCGCGAGGTGGGCGGGTGGCAACGACGTATCGCCGGAAGCCGTATACACTTTATATCTGAAATCCCTGCGCAAAGCAAAAGGGCGCGCCAAGACCGACGCTTCGGAGATTAATCATTTGCGCGAAGCGTTTTCCGCCATGCCGTTTGCCGTTCATGACGGATTCATCCGCTCGTTTCTGGACAGATTCAGGCAAATAAGGGAACATTCAGCCGAACCGTTTCGCAATGCGCATAAAGTTCTGAAAAAATTGTCCCAATCCTATAAACTCGCCATTGTGACGAACGGCAGCCGCGATCGCAGACTGCGCCAGTACCGCCAATTGGCCATCAGCGGCTTTATCCCGGAAGACCGGTTGTTCACCCCGCTAAACGGAAAAGGAAGAAAACCCGATCCGGCTTTCTTTCGCCACGTTTTGCGGCGTATGGGCAACACGCCGGAACAATGCGTGATGGTCGGCGATTCGTGGCGCAAAGACATCATCGGCGCCATCCGCTCCGGCATGGATGCGGTTTGGATCAACCGGGCAAAAAAAGACATGTCCATGACCAGGTCGGGCAAAAGCACCATTATCATCGTGCATCGCTGCGAACGGCTGACCGACTTGTTTGGGTAA
- the polA gene encoding DNA polymerase I has translation MEKLLLIDGNSIANRAFYALPLLSNTAGLHTNAVYGFTTMLLKLIEDEQPTHLLVAFDAGKITFRHQDYAAYKGGRAKTPPELSEQFPLLRELLSAMGIAQFELAGYEADDIIGTLAARGEAAEMNVLVVSGDKDLLQLASDRVKIALTRKGISEVELYDTSAIREKYGLTPRQIIDLKGLMGDNSDNIPGLPGVGEKTALKLLRQYGSVEEVLEHAADIKGKLGETVREHQEDARLSKRLATIFREVPLDMPWDHVRFTGLSTRSTEEMFRKLGFRTLLDKLGAKVAQTADESETANEGRFAPADADLPVVVADGETLAQLSGKLAAVSTVHVEVAGENPHDAQLIGMAFYTSEKVYYLPGDSLKLPEASAIRDWFGDGSREKSLFDSHKAEIALAWHGVKLSGVAFDALLAAYLLDPTESGLTLAGIAAKYGLPRLAEDDEVFGKGAKFAIPELSVLSKHLSRKAATIAKLRGILSQELVSHGMESLYYELEQPLVSVLSMMEMTGVKVDAEDLKQYGNELADGIKRLERQIHELAGVEFNINSPKQLGEILFDKLGLPVVKKTKTGYSTDAEVLEKLAPYHDIVALILHYRQLAKLQSTYVEGLLKEIRPQTGKVHTYFRQTIAATGRLSSQFPNLQNIPIRLEEGKKIRKVFKPSEPGWHILSADYSQIELRVLAHISQDEKLIEAFQNDMDIHTKTAMDVFGVSADQVDANMRRQAKAVNFGIVYGISDYGLAQNLNITRKEAAQFIEQYFEVFKGVRAYMENIVRQAKRDGYVTTLLARRRYLPDIHAANYNIRSFAERTAMNTPIQGTAADIIKLAMVKIAERMRKEAVKSRMLLQVHDELVFEVPEAELPLMRTLVPDLMGRALKLDVPLKVDVETGANWYEA, from the coding sequence ATGGAGAAGCTCCTTTTAATCGACGGCAACAGCATCGCCAATCGCGCTTTTTATGCGCTGCCTCTTTTGAGCAATACGGCGGGTTTGCATACGAATGCCGTGTACGGGTTTACGACGATGCTGTTGAAATTAATCGAGGATGAACAGCCTACGCATCTGCTGGTTGCGTTTGATGCCGGAAAAATCACTTTCCGCCATCAGGATTATGCCGCTTACAAGGGCGGCAGGGCCAAAACGCCGCCGGAATTATCCGAACAGTTTCCCCTTTTGCGAGAACTCCTTTCGGCAATGGGCATCGCCCAATTTGAGCTTGCCGGTTACGAAGCCGACGATATCATCGGAACGCTTGCCGCGCGCGGGGAAGCCGCCGAAATGAATGTGCTTGTCGTCAGCGGGGACAAGGATTTGCTGCAGCTTGCTTCGGATCGGGTAAAAATCGCTTTGACGCGCAAAGGAATCAGCGAAGTGGAGTTGTACGACACATCGGCGATTCGGGAAAAGTACGGACTAACACCGCGACAAATTATCGACTTGAAAGGCTTGATGGGCGACAACTCGGACAACATTCCCGGACTTCCCGGCGTCGGCGAGAAGACCGCTTTGAAGCTTTTGCGGCAATACGGCAGCGTTGAGGAAGTGCTGGAACATGCCGCGGACATCAAAGGCAAATTGGGCGAAACGGTACGCGAGCATCAAGAGGATGCGCGGCTCAGCAAACGGCTCGCCACGATTTTCCGCGAGGTGCCGTTAGACATGCCGTGGGATCATGTTCGTTTCACCGGGCTTTCAACACGGTCGACGGAAGAAATGTTCCGCAAGCTGGGATTCCGGACACTCCTGGATAAGCTTGGCGCCAAAGTGGCGCAGACGGCGGACGAAAGCGAAACGGCAAACGAGGGGCGCTTCGCTCCAGCGGATGCGGATTTGCCGGTTGTAGTCGCGGACGGCGAAACGCTTGCGCAACTAAGCGGCAAACTTGCCGCCGTAAGTACGGTTCATGTCGAGGTGGCAGGCGAAAACCCCCACGATGCGCAATTGATCGGCATGGCCTTTTACACCAGCGAAAAAGTGTATTATTTGCCCGGCGATTCGCTTAAACTTCCCGAGGCTTCGGCAATTCGCGATTGGTTTGGCGACGGCTCGCGGGAAAAAAGCCTGTTCGACTCGCATAAAGCGGAAATCGCGCTGGCCTGGCACGGCGTAAAGCTTTCCGGCGTCGCGTTTGACGCGCTTCTGGCGGCGTATTTGCTCGATCCGACCGAGTCGGGGTTGACGCTTGCGGGAATCGCGGCAAAATATGGGCTGCCGCGCTTGGCGGAAGACGATGAAGTGTTCGGCAAAGGCGCCAAATTTGCCATCCCTGAGCTTTCCGTGCTAAGCAAGCATTTGTCCCGCAAAGCCGCAACCATTGCGAAATTGCGCGGGATATTGTCGCAAGAGCTTGTCTCGCACGGGATGGAAAGCCTTTATTATGAACTGGAGCAGCCGCTTGTGTCCGTCCTGTCCATGATGGAGATGACCGGAGTGAAGGTGGATGCGGAAGATTTAAAACAATACGGAAACGAATTGGCAGACGGCATCAAGCGGCTTGAGCGACAAATCCACGAACTTGCCGGCGTAGAGTTCAACATCAACTCGCCGAAGCAGCTTGGCGAAATTTTGTTTGACAAACTGGGCTTGCCGGTCGTGAAAAAGACGAAAACAGGCTATTCAACCGATGCCGAAGTGTTGGAAAAATTGGCGCCGTACCATGATATTGTCGCGCTTATTTTGCATTACCGGCAGCTTGCCAAGCTGCAATCCACCTATGTGGAAGGGTTGCTGAAGGAAATTCGCCCGCAGACGGGCAAGGTGCATACGTATTTCCGCCAGACGATCGCCGCCACCGGCCGATTAAGCAGCCAGTTTCCCAATTTGCAGAACATTCCGATCAGGCTTGAAGAAGGCAAGAAAATCCGCAAGGTGTTCAAACCGTCCGAACCCGGATGGCATATCCTGTCCGCGGACTATTCGCAAATCGAGCTTCGCGTTCTGGCGCACATCTCGCAGGATGAGAAGTTGATCGAGGCGTTCCAAAACGATATGGACATTCATACGAAAACGGCAATGGATGTATTCGGCGTAAGCGCCGATCAGGTTGACGCAAATATGCGGCGCCAGGCGAAAGCGGTCAATTTTGGCATCGTCTACGGCATCAGCGACTATGGCTTGGCGCAAAACCTGAACATAACACGCAAGGAAGCCGCGCAATTTATTGAACAATACTTTGAAGTGTTCAAAGGCGTCCGCGCCTATATGGAAAATATCGTCAGGCAGGCAAAACGCGACGGCTATGTCACCACTTTGTTGGCGCGGCGCAGGTATTTGCCGGATATTCACGCCGCAAACTACAATATTCGTTCATTCGCCGAACGAACGGCGATGAACACCCCGATCCAGGGTACGGCCGCCGATATCATCAAGCTGGCGATGGTTAAAATCGCCGAGCGCATGCGCAAAGAAGCCGTCAAAAGCCGGATGCTCCTGCAGGTGCACGACGAACTGGTGTTTGAAGTGCCGGAAGCGGAATTGCCGCTCATGCGGACGCTTGTGCCGGATTTGATGGGGCGGGCGCTTAAGCTTGACGTTCCGCTGAAGGTCGATGTGGAAACGGGCGCGAACTGGTACGAGGCATAA
- the mutM gene encoding DNA-formamidopyrimidine glycosylase, which produces MPELPEVETVRRTLNRLIRHKKIVDAEVRLPRIIRRPDDPKLFAALLAGHTILEMERRGKFLRFLMDGLVLVSHLRMEGRYGLYQQGEPVAAHTHVIFRFADGTELRYNDVRQFGTMHLFAPGEDLASPPLNKLGLEPLSGEFTWSALRRAIAGRTTKIKPLLLNQEVIAGIGNIYADEALFRARIHPETSAGSLSAAKLRRLHEAIVVTLREAVQSGGTSIKSFVNGQGETGTFQQKLNVYGRKGDPCVNCGTPVNKIVLGGRGTHFCPRCQRR; this is translated from the coding sequence ATGCCGGAACTGCCGGAAGTGGAGACGGTCAGACGGACGTTGAATCGTTTGATCAGGCATAAAAAAATTGTCGACGCGGAGGTGCGTTTGCCCCGCATTATCCGGCGTCCGGATGATCCGAAATTGTTTGCCGCGCTGCTCGCCGGGCACACTATTTTGGAAATGGAACGCCGGGGCAAATTTTTGCGGTTTTTAATGGATGGCCTCGTGCTGGTGTCGCATTTGCGCATGGAAGGCAGGTACGGCCTTTATCAACAAGGCGAGCCGGTTGCGGCGCATACGCACGTCATTTTTCGCTTTGCCGACGGCACCGAATTGCGTTACAACGATGTGCGCCAGTTTGGCACGATGCATTTGTTTGCGCCCGGTGAAGATTTGGCTTCGCCGCCGCTCAACAAACTCGGGCTGGAGCCGTTAAGCGGCGAATTTACATGGTCGGCGCTGCGGCGCGCCATTGCGGGCAGAACGACGAAAATCAAGCCGCTTCTTTTGAACCAGGAGGTCATTGCGGGCATCGGCAACATTTATGCCGACGAGGCTTTGTTCCGCGCCCGCATACATCCCGAAACAAGCGCCGGTTCGCTTTCCGCGGCGAAACTGCGCCGGTTGCACGAAGCGATCGTCGTCACGTTGCGGGAAGCCGTGCAATCAGGCGGAACTTCGATTAAATCGTTTGTGAACGGGCAAGGCGAAACGGGCACGTTTCAGCAGAAATTGAACGTATACGGACGCAAAGGCGACCCGTGCGTGAATTGCGGAACGCCGGTGAACAAAATCGTGCTTGGCGGCAGAGGCACGCACTTTTGCCCGCGCTGCCAAAGGCGCTGA
- the ytaF gene encoding sporulation membrane protein YtaF, protein MPQVVSLVILALAVSFDGFGVGTTYGLRKIRIPMLSICIISLFSGCVIFIAMQIGALLTRLFSPQIASCLGAAILIGIGFWTLWQTIRQAFRQTFLQNRRKPAGTKHIGKEMNKELVEANVKKTVLRIKFRQFSLVVQILRSPSVADVDQSGIISASEATLLGVALSLDSFGAGLGAALIGLNPLLTAAAIVISGGIFITLGLKTGIWLSEWKWVGRLAVMPGLILIALGMMKLLNT, encoded by the coding sequence ATGCCGCAAGTCGTTTCACTGGTCATTCTGGCGCTGGCCGTCAGTTTTGACGGATTTGGCGTCGGGACGACGTACGGTCTGCGCAAAATTCGCATACCTATGTTGTCCATATGCATTATTTCACTTTTTTCAGGCTGTGTTATTTTTATTGCCATGCAAATCGGCGCTTTGCTTACGCGTCTGTTCAGCCCGCAAATTGCTTCCTGCCTGGGAGCCGCCATCCTGATCGGTATCGGGTTCTGGACATTGTGGCAAACCATTCGTCAGGCCTTTCGGCAAACATTTTTGCAAAACCGGAGAAAGCCTGCAGGAACAAAGCATATCGGGAAGGAAATGAATAAAGAACTAGTTGAGGCGAACGTCAAGAAAACGGTTTTGCGCATCAAATTCCGCCAATTCAGTTTGGTAGTGCAGATTTTGCGTTCCCCATCGGTCGCGGATGTGGACCAATCCGGCATCATTTCCGCATCGGAAGCGACGCTGTTGGGCGTGGCGCTCTCGCTGGATTCCTTCGGCGCAGGCTTAGGCGCGGCTTTGATCGGACTGAATCCCTTGTTGACCGCGGCGGCGATCGTCATATCCGGCGGCATCTTTATCACACTCGGTTTGAAAACCGGCATTTGGCTGTCGGAATGGAAATGGGTCGGACGTTTAGCGGTTATGCCCGGCTTGATTTTAATCGCCTTGGGCATGATGAAGTTGCTGAATACTTGA
- the coaE gene encoding dephospho-CoA kinase (Dephospho-CoA kinase (CoaE) performs the final step in coenzyme A biosynthesis.) has product MNIGLTGGIATGKSTVAALLQEQGAILIDADQVAREVVLPGEPALQEIFARFGQALKLPDGSLNRKALGEIVFSDAAARKDLENILHPRIRAIIMGRMAEYERKQPDKLVVADIPLLFESGSQYRFQQTMLVYVPEDVQLARLMARDAIGREAALRRMAAQIPIEEKKRRADIVIDNSGTLAETKRQIDEFLRDKGLK; this is encoded by the coding sequence ATGAATATCGGTTTGACCGGCGGTATCGCGACAGGGAAAAGCACGGTGGCGGCCCTATTGCAGGAGCAAGGGGCAATCTTGATTGACGCGGATCAGGTCGCCCGGGAGGTTGTGCTTCCCGGGGAGCCTGCCTTGCAGGAAATTTTTGCCCGTTTCGGACAAGCGCTTAAACTCCCTGACGGCTCCTTAAACCGCAAGGCGCTCGGCGAAATCGTCTTTTCCGATGCCGCGGCGCGAAAAGATCTGGAGAATATTTTGCATCCCCGCATACGCGCCATTATCATGGGGAGAATGGCGGAATATGAGCGCAAGCAACCGGACAAGCTGGTCGTTGCGGATATCCCCTTGTTGTTTGAGAGCGGTTCACAGTACCGGTTTCAGCAAACGATGCTTGTCTACGTACCTGAAGACGTGCAGCTTGCGCGCTTGATGGCGCGCGATGCGATTGGCCGCGAGGCCGCGCTTAGGCGGATGGCGGCACAGATTCCCATCGAAGAGAAAAAACGAAGAGCCGATATCGTTATCGACAATAGCGGAACACTTGCGGAAACGAAGCGGCAGATTGATGAATTTTTGCGGGACAAGGGGTTAAAATGA
- a CDS encoding lytic transglycosylase domain-containing protein: MKQVVLLLRKKRVILPLVLVFIGLLFFDTDLVGKLLYPVKYEQDILLSSAHYNVDPYLVAAIIRVETNFATNKTSKKGAIGLMQLMPDTADWIIEQGQFSDLTKQRLQRPDVNIEVGTWYLDSLGKQFAAQFATSDPEKVKVDKIALISAAYNAGPRRVGDWLEQNAWDGSADTIGQIPIGETRHYIQRILYYYKKYKQYYDWEQ, from the coding sequence ATGAAACAAGTTGTTTTGCTCTTGCGAAAAAAACGGGTGATCTTGCCGCTCGTGCTCGTATTTATCGGGTTGCTTTTTTTCGATACCGATTTGGTGGGGAAATTGCTTTACCCTGTTAAATATGAACAGGATATTTTGCTCAGTTCGGCGCATTATAACGTTGATCCGTATCTGGTTGCGGCCATCATCCGGGTGGAAACCAATTTCGCAACAAACAAAACTTCGAAAAAAGGCGCCATCGGGCTTATGCAATTAATGCCGGATACCGCCGATTGGATTATTGAGCAAGGCCAATTTTCCGATTTGACAAAACAGCGCCTGCAGCGTCCCGATGTTAATATTGAAGTGGGCACGTGGTATTTGGATTCGTTGGGTAAACAATTTGCCGCCCAATTCGCGACGTCCGATCCCGAAAAAGTGAAAGTGGACAAAATCGCGCTCATTTCCGCCGCGTACAACGCCGGCCCCAGGCGTGTCGGGGATTGGCTTGAGCAGAATGCATGGGACGGATCCGCGGATACGATCGGGCAAATTCCGATCGGTGAGACGCGCCATTACATCCAGCGTATCCTTTATTATTACAAAAAATACAAGCAATATTACGACTGGGAACAATGA